From Providencia sp. R33, a single genomic window includes:
- the hutU gene encoding urocanate hydratase, with protein MTALNNKYRNIEIRAPHGNTLTAKSWLTEAPLRMLMNNLDPDVAENPHELVVYGGIGRAARNWQCYDQIIESLKQLEHDETLLVQSGKPVGVFKTHSNAPRVLIANSNLVPHWANWEHFNELDAKGLAMYGQMTAGSWIYIGSQGIVQGTYETFVEAARQHFNGDLTGRWVLTAGLGGMGGAQPLAATLAGACSLNIECQQSRIDFRLRTHYVDEQATDLDDALARIKEYTAQGKAISIALCANAAEVLPELVKRGVKPDMVTDQTSAHDPLNGYLPIGMTWDEYREQSVKDPQGTALAAKKSMAEHVKAMLAFKKQGIPTFDYGNNIRQMALEMGVENAFDFPGFVPAYIRPLFCRGIGPFRWVALSGDPEDIYKTDAKVKELLPDDKHLHRWLDMARERISFQGLPARICWVGLGDRAKLGLAFNEMVRSGEVSAPIVIGRDHLDSGSVASPNRETESMKDGSDAVSDWPLLNALLNTASGATWVSLHHGGGVGMGFSQHSGVVIVCDGTDEAAERIARVLHNDPATGVMRHADAGYEIAIDCAKEKNLNLPMIKTR; from the coding sequence GTGACTGCACTGAATAATAAATACAGAAATATAGAAATTAGAGCGCCGCACGGAAATACATTAACGGCAAAAAGTTGGTTGACGGAAGCGCCACTGCGAATGTTAATGAATAACCTTGACCCTGATGTTGCTGAAAACCCCCATGAACTGGTGGTGTATGGGGGAATTGGCCGCGCTGCACGTAATTGGCAATGTTATGACCAAATCATTGAATCATTAAAACAACTTGAACATGACGAAACGCTGCTTGTCCAATCAGGCAAGCCGGTCGGCGTATTTAAAACGCATTCGAATGCACCACGTGTATTAATTGCTAACTCAAACTTAGTACCACACTGGGCAAATTGGGAGCATTTCAATGAGCTCGATGCGAAAGGTTTAGCAATGTATGGGCAAATGACGGCGGGAAGTTGGATTTACATTGGCAGTCAAGGAATTGTGCAAGGGACCTATGAAACATTTGTCGAAGCTGCACGCCAACATTTTAATGGTGATTTAACGGGTCGTTGGGTGTTAACGGCTGGGTTAGGTGGAATGGGCGGTGCTCAACCATTAGCAGCCACATTAGCAGGGGCCTGTTCACTCAATATTGAATGCCAACAAAGTCGTATCGATTTTCGTTTAAGAACTCACTACGTTGACGAGCAAGCAACTGATCTTGATGACGCACTTGCTCGTATCAAAGAATACACCGCGCAAGGTAAAGCCATTTCTATTGCTTTGTGTGCAAATGCCGCGGAAGTTCTGCCTGAGCTGGTTAAACGAGGTGTGAAACCTGATATGGTGACCGATCAAACCAGTGCTCATGACCCACTAAATGGCTATTTACCGATTGGAATGACGTGGGATGAATACAGAGAGCAAAGCGTAAAAGACCCACAAGGTACTGCGTTAGCTGCGAAAAAATCCATGGCTGAACACGTCAAAGCGATGTTAGCGTTTAAAAAACAAGGCATTCCAACGTTTGATTATGGCAATAATATTCGCCAAATGGCATTGGAGATGGGCGTCGAAAATGCATTTGATTTCCCAGGTTTTGTTCCTGCGTATATCCGCCCGTTATTTTGCCGTGGAATTGGCCCATTCCGTTGGGTAGCTTTATCAGGTGACCCTGAGGATATTTATAAAACGGATGCCAAAGTTAAAGAATTATTACCAGATGACAAACATTTACACCGCTGGCTTGATATGGCGCGTGAGCGTATTAGCTTCCAAGGATTACCTGCACGTATTTGCTGGGTAGGGCTAGGTGATAGAGCAAAACTCGGCTTAGCATTCAATGAGATGGTCAGAAGTGGTGAGGTTTCCGCACCCATAGTCATTGGGCGCGACCATTTAGACTCAGGCTCTGTCGCAAGTCCAAACCGTGAAACAGAATCCATGAAAGATGGCTCTGATGCCGTATCAGATTGGCCATTACTCAATGCATTATTGAATACAGCTAGTGGCGCTACGTGGGTTTCACTACACCATGGTGGTGGCGTTGGTATGGGCTTTTCACAACATTCAGGTGTCGTCATTGTGTGTGACGGAACCGATGAAGCGGCTGAACGCATTGCGCGTGTGCTTCACAATGACCCTGCAACAGGGGTTATGCGCCATGCGGATGCAGGGTATGAGATTGCAATTGATTGTGCGAAAGAAAAAAACCTTAATTTACCTATGATTAAAACTCGCTAA
- the fadI gene encoding acetyl-CoA C-acyltransferase FadI, which produces MNQHSHHGDSTYSTKERIAIVSGLRLPFAKQSTAYQGIAAVDLGKAVVAELLVRSDLDNQLIEQLVFGQVVQMPEAPNIAREIVLGTGMSVSTDAYSVSRACATSFQAIVNVAQSMMVGDISVGVAGGADSSSVLPIGVSKKLAATLLALSKAKSVGQKLSLITKLRLKDLMPVAPGVAEYSTGLRMGDTAEQMAKSYHITREQQDELAHRSHVLAAKAWEGGLLNDEVMTAYMPPFKQAFSQDNNVRGNSVLSSYAKLKPAFDRKHGSVTAANSTPLTDGAAAVLMMTESRAKALGYTPLGYIRSYAFSAIDVWEDMLLGPSYATPIALKRAGLSLQDLTLIDMHEAFAAQTLANVKMFGSHQFAQEKLGLKHAIGEIDMDKFNVLGGSIAYGHPFAATGARMVTQTLNELRRRGGGFGLTTACAAGGLGAAMILEVE; this is translated from the coding sequence ATGAATCAACATTCCCACCATGGTGACAGTACATATTCAACAAAAGAGCGCATTGCCATTGTTAGTGGCTTACGTTTGCCGTTTGCAAAGCAGTCAACAGCCTATCAAGGCATTGCTGCTGTGGATTTAGGCAAAGCGGTTGTCGCTGAATTATTAGTTCGTAGCGATTTAGATAATCAGTTGATTGAACAACTTGTCTTTGGCCAAGTGGTTCAAATGCCTGAAGCACCTAATATTGCGCGGGAAATAGTGCTTGGCACAGGGATGAGCGTTTCAACGGATGCATACAGTGTTTCAAGGGCGTGTGCGACAAGCTTTCAAGCCATTGTGAATGTGGCTCAAAGTATGATGGTTGGGGATATTTCCGTTGGGGTTGCAGGTGGGGCAGACTCTTCTTCAGTTTTACCAATAGGCGTTTCAAAAAAATTAGCGGCGACATTACTTGCACTGAGTAAGGCAAAGTCGGTTGGGCAAAAATTATCGCTTATCACAAAATTACGGTTAAAAGACTTAATGCCCGTTGCGCCTGGAGTGGCTGAATACTCGACAGGGCTTCGCATGGGGGACACCGCGGAGCAAATGGCGAAAAGCTATCACATCACGAGAGAACAACAAGATGAGTTAGCGCATCGTTCCCACGTTCTTGCGGCGAAAGCGTGGGAAGGTGGTTTATTGAACGATGAAGTGATGACGGCGTATATGCCACCTTTTAAGCAAGCCTTTTCGCAAGATAACAATGTACGAGGTAACTCCGTATTATCTTCTTACGCTAAATTAAAACCTGCATTTGACCGCAAACACGGCAGTGTTACCGCGGCGAATAGCACGCCTCTAACAGACGGTGCAGCCGCTGTATTGATGATGACAGAATCAAGGGCAAAAGCATTGGGTTATACCCCACTAGGTTATATTCGTAGCTATGCTTTTAGCGCGATTGATGTATGGGAAGATATGCTATTGGGGCCATCTTATGCAACGCCTATCGCATTGAAACGTGCAGGGCTATCCTTACAAGATCTCACATTAATTGATATGCATGAAGCCTTCGCGGCTCAAACATTGGCGAACGTTAAAATGTTTGGTAGTCACCAATTTGCACAAGAAAAATTAGGTTTAAAACACGCAATTGGTGAAATAGATATGGACAAATTTAATGTTCTCGGCGGTTCTATCGCTTATGGGCACCCTTTTGCGGCCACAGGCGCAAGAATGGTGACACAAACATTGAATGAACTGCGCCGTCGCGGTGGTGGCTTTGGTTTAACAACCGCTTGTGCAGCGGGTGGTTTGGGTGCAGCTATGATTTTAGAGGTGGAATAA
- the hutH gene encoding histidine ammonia-lyase has protein sequence MTKLTIHPGKMTLDELRIVFQQTVTVSLDKRAQAAIEKSVATVNKIIAEDKTAYGINTGFGLLANTRIATKDLQSLQRSIVMSHAAGVGEPLDDELVRLIMVLKINSLARGFSGIRLEVINALIALVNAQVYPFIPAKGSVGASGDLAPLAHMSLILLGEGKARFEGKWISAKKALEKAGLSPLKLEAKEGLALLNGTQTSTAFALKGLFEAEKLLLSGIVCGALSVEATLGSRKPFDPRVQEVRGQKGQIDVAAMFREILSPTSELAKSHENCVKVQDPYSLRCQPQVMGACLTQIRQAAEVILIESNAVSDNPLVFTDNGDIISGGNFHAEPVAMASDNIALALAEIGALSERRIALLMDTHMSQLPPFLVNNGGVNSGFMIAQVTAAALASENKALAHPSSVDSLPTSANQEDHVSMAPAAGRRLWEMAKNVTGILAIEWLSACQGMDFREGLKSSEALEKARKTLRDQVSYYDKDRYFAPDIEAAINLINQHKLSTLFTVGTVFPK, from the coding sequence ATGACTAAGTTAACTATCCATCCAGGAAAAATGACACTCGATGAGCTACGTATTGTTTTCCAACAAACAGTGACCGTTTCCCTTGATAAACGCGCACAAGCTGCGATTGAGAAAAGCGTTGCAACCGTCAATAAGATCATCGCGGAAGATAAAACTGCATATGGTATCAATACAGGTTTTGGCTTGCTTGCAAACACCCGTATTGCCACGAAAGATTTGCAGTCATTACAACGTTCTATTGTGATGTCCCATGCGGCAGGTGTTGGCGAACCACTTGATGATGAACTGGTTCGCTTGATTATGGTTCTAAAGATCAATAGCTTAGCGAGAGGGTTTTCAGGTATCCGCCTTGAAGTCATTAATGCGCTGATCGCATTAGTGAATGCGCAAGTTTATCCGTTCATTCCAGCTAAGGGTTCTGTTGGGGCATCAGGAGATTTAGCGCCTTTAGCACATATGAGTTTGATTTTATTAGGCGAAGGTAAAGCACGTTTTGAAGGTAAATGGATTTCAGCGAAGAAAGCACTGGAAAAAGCAGGCCTGTCGCCACTGAAGTTAGAAGCCAAAGAAGGTTTGGCATTATTAAATGGAACGCAAACCTCAACTGCATTTGCGCTTAAAGGGTTATTCGAAGCGGAAAAACTCCTGCTTTCAGGTATTGTTTGCGGTGCATTAAGTGTTGAAGCCACGCTAGGTTCACGTAAACCATTTGACCCACGTGTACAAGAAGTTCGTGGGCAAAAGGGGCAAATCGATGTGGCAGCAATGTTCCGTGAAATTTTATCGCCAACGAGTGAATTAGCTAAATCCCACGAAAATTGCGTAAAAGTGCAAGATCCATATTCACTACGTTGCCAACCGCAGGTGATGGGTGCTTGTTTAACGCAAATTCGCCAAGCAGCTGAAGTGATTTTAATTGAATCGAATGCAGTGTCAGATAACCCGCTGGTCTTTACTGACAATGGCGACATTATTTCAGGCGGGAACTTCCACGCAGAGCCTGTGGCAATGGCATCAGATAATATTGCTCTTGCTCTGGCTGAAATAGGTGCATTGTCAGAACGCCGTATTGCATTATTAATGGACACACATATGTCCCAATTACCGCCATTCCTTGTCAATAATGGCGGTGTGAATTCGGGCTTTATGATTGCGCAGGTGACTGCCGCTGCATTAGCAAGCGAAAACAAAGCATTAGCACACCCATCTAGCGTTGATAGCTTGCCAACTTCTGCAAATCAGGAAGACCATGTGTCAATGGCACCTGCAGCGGGTCGTCGCTTATGGGAGATGGCAAAAAACGTCACGGGTATCTTGGCAATAGAGTGGTTATCCGCTTGTCAGGGTATGGATTTCCGTGAAGGGTTAAAATCCAGTGAAGCACTCGAAAAAGCACGCAAAACACTGCGTGATCAAGTGTCTTATTATGATAAAGACCGCTATTTTGCCCCTGATATTGAAGCGGCAATTAACCTCATTAATCAACACAAACTCTCAACACTCTTTACGGTAGGGACCGTCTTCCCTAAATAG
- the smrB gene encoding endonuclease SmrB — MTKNKFGLKDDEIHLFKEAIRGAKKINQDQVLHAPMRMKVTQPSDRKVKQEQVDASFYFSDEFQPQLDNEGPTRYLKPDSNPYELKKLRRGDYTPELFLDLHGLTQMEAKQEIGALIAACRRENVYCACIMHGHGKHILKQQTPLWLAQHPDIIAFHQAPKEWGGNAALLLLIETEESTRR; from the coding sequence ATGACGAAAAATAAATTTGGACTAAAAGATGATGAAATTCATCTATTTAAAGAAGCAATACGCGGCGCAAAAAAAATTAATCAGGATCAAGTCCTGCATGCTCCTATGCGTATGAAAGTCACGCAACCTTCTGATAGAAAAGTGAAACAAGAACAAGTCGATGCATCTTTCTACTTTTCGGACGAATTTCAGCCGCAACTAGACAATGAAGGTCCAACTCGTTATTTAAAACCTGACTCTAACCCTTATGAACTAAAAAAATTACGTCGAGGGGACTATACGCCTGAGCTGTTCCTTGATTTGCACGGCTTGACCCAAATGGAAGCAAAGCAAGAAATCGGCGCATTGATAGCCGCTTGCAGGCGTGAAAATGTGTATTGTGCCTGCATCATGCATGGACATGGTAAACATATACTGAAGCAACAGACACCACTATGGCTTGCACAACATCCTGATATTATTGCATTTCACCAAGCACCTAAAGAATGGGGCGGCAATGCAGCTTTATTACTTTTGATTGAAACTGAAGAGAGCACTCGCCGTTAA
- the sixA gene encoding phosphohistidine phosphatase SixA: MQVYIMRHGDAALHAASDAERPLTQKGIDESILMAEWLKNRGIVIDTVLVSPYLRALQTEQTVSKHLKLPLQNEVLAQLTPGGNAAFVADHIRDLAVTGAKAILVVSHLPLVGYLVSELCPQKEPPMFTTSTIACIELDLVHQKSDVEWMLSPSQLLFAK; encoded by the coding sequence ATGCAAGTTTATATTATGCGTCACGGCGATGCGGCGTTACATGCAGCAAGCGATGCTGAGAGGCCTTTAACACAAAAGGGAATAGACGAGTCAATATTAATGGCCGAATGGTTGAAAAACCGCGGTATTGTGATTGACACTGTGTTAGTTAGTCCCTATCTAAGAGCATTACAAACAGAACAAACAGTGAGTAAGCACCTTAAACTGCCATTGCAAAATGAAGTTTTGGCCCAGTTAACGCCAGGTGGAAATGCGGCATTTGTTGCCGACCATATACGCGACTTAGCAGTGACAGGTGCAAAGGCGATTTTGGTTGTATCCCATTTACCGTTAGTTGGCTACTTGGTGTCAGAACTTTGCCCGCAGAAAGAACCGCCGATGTTTACAACATCAACGATTGCATGTATTGAATTGGATTTGGTTCATCAAAAAAGCGATGTTGAATGGATGCTGAGCCCATCTCAGTTGCTATTCGCTAAATAA
- the hutI gene encoding imidazolonepropionase, with translation MLFKTLPQDVIWRHGRIATMDSDRIEPYGFIENHDIVVRDNQIIAILPPEEIEQNQCQVIDIKGNLITPGLIDCHTHLVFGGDRASEWEQRMNGVSYETISAQGGGINSTVRATRQMSETALFEKAQPRLEALIREGVTCIEMKSGYGLDYQNEEKQLRVAKKLLAEYPISISSTLLSAHTVPPEFKGKPDEYIDLICQKIMPELWNKGLFDAVDVFCESVGFSLKQSEKLFAAAQQLGIPVKGHVEQLSNLGGSELVARYHGLSVDHIEHLDLAGIKALKESGTVAVLLPGAFYFLRETKLPPIDLLREHQVPIAISTDFNPGTSPFASLRLIMNMAAVLFKLTPEEIWAGVTRHAAKALGKEHTHGQLKAGFAADFIVWNAKEPVEMIYEQGSNPMLMRVYQGRITHDNQ, from the coding sequence ATGTTATTTAAAACGCTACCACAAGATGTGATCTGGCGTCATGGTCGTATCGCGACAATGGATTCAGATCGGATTGAGCCTTATGGGTTCATCGAAAACCATGACATTGTCGTTCGTGATAACCAAATTATTGCGATTTTACCGCCAGAAGAAATTGAGCAAAACCAATGTCAGGTTATTGATATAAAAGGGAATTTAATCACTCCTGGTTTGATTGATTGCCATACTCATTTAGTCTTTGGCGGTGATCGCGCTTCTGAATGGGAGCAGCGTATGAATGGTGTTTCTTATGAAACTATAAGCGCACAGGGTGGTGGAATTAACTCAACTGTTCGTGCTACAAGGCAGATGAGCGAAACAGCGTTATTTGAAAAAGCACAGCCAAGGTTAGAAGCATTAATTCGTGAAGGTGTGACGTGCATTGAAATGAAATCTGGTTATGGGCTTGATTATCAAAACGAAGAAAAACAATTGAGGGTCGCAAAAAAATTACTTGCAGAATATCCTATTTCCATTTCTTCAACGCTATTATCTGCTCATACGGTGCCGCCAGAATTTAAAGGTAAGCCAGACGAATATATTGACCTTATTTGCCAAAAAATTATGCCCGAATTATGGAATAAGGGGTTATTTGATGCTGTTGATGTGTTTTGTGAAAGCGTTGGTTTTTCTCTTAAGCAAAGTGAGAAATTATTTGCCGCTGCCCAGCAATTAGGCATACCGGTGAAAGGGCATGTTGAGCAATTATCTAATCTCGGCGGGAGTGAGTTGGTTGCACGTTATCATGGTCTATCGGTTGACCATATTGAGCACTTAGATTTAGCTGGAATTAAAGCTCTCAAAGAAAGTGGGACAGTCGCTGTGTTGTTACCTGGTGCATTTTATTTTTTGCGAGAAACGAAGTTGCCACCAATTGATTTATTACGTGAACACCAAGTACCAATAGCGATATCGACAGATTTTAACCCAGGAACCAGCCCATTTGCATCATTACGTCTGATCATGAACATGGCGGCGGTATTATTTAAATTAACGCCAGAGGAAATCTGGGCTGGAGTGACCCGCCATGCAGCAAAAGCCTTAGGCAAAGAACATACCCATGGTCAGTTAAAAGCTGGTTTTGCCGCAGATTTTATTGTTTGGAATGCTAAAGAGCCTGTAGAAATGATATATGAGCAGGGGAGTAATCCGATGCTCATGCGGGTCTATCAAGGGCGTATTACACATGATAACCAATAA
- the fadJ gene encoding fatty acid oxidation complex subunit alpha FadJ: MTQNSTTELVMDKAPQAFSLEIYDENVGVIFIDVPNEKVNTLKAEFAEQFLAILQKAQSTSGLKGLVIASGKKDNFIAGADISMIAHCESKAQASELSKSGHTLFDKIDNYPLPIIAAIHGACLGGGLELALACHARVCSNNDKTRLGLPEVQLGLLPGSGGTQRLPRLIGIPYALDLMLTGRQLKAKQALKLGLVDDVVPESILLDVAVKMVKKGGIQRPAIHWQQRLLSSKLLRNQVFNGAKQKVLSKTKGHYPAPEKIIYAVKTGMNKGLSAGFAEEAKAFGELAMSPESAALRNLFFAVTTLKNETGAQAEPLNVNQVGVLGGGLMGGGIAYVSATQGKVSVRIKDISEKGIAQALKYSWDLLTQRVSKRRLLARERAATMAKISGTLNYQGLETADLIIEAVFEDLALKRKMVSDVEKMTRKDVIFASNTSSLPIHQIAANAQHPESVIGLHYFSPVDKMPLVEVIPHKQTDETTIATVVAFAKRQGKTAIVVGDDAGFYVNRILAPFLCEAAQCLIEGESIDHIDSALVEFGFPVGPFNLLDEVGIDVGTKILPILVERFGERFKAPDILDKVVKDDRKGKKNGKGFYEYGHSSPKLLFWKKSKKRQVDKAIYSLIGITPDNKLSKTDIAQRCVMMMLNEAARCLDEKIIRSARDGDVGAVFGIGFPPFFGGPFRYMDNFGITKTVETLKSLAVHHGDKFQPCDLLCQMAENKQTFYSAGQ; encoded by the coding sequence ATGACACAAAATTCTACTACAGAATTGGTGATGGATAAGGCACCGCAAGCTTTCTCATTAGAAATTTATGATGAAAATGTAGGGGTAATTTTCATTGATGTTCCAAATGAAAAGGTCAATACACTGAAAGCTGAATTTGCAGAGCAATTTCTTGCCATCTTACAAAAAGCACAATCTACTTCGGGCTTAAAAGGGTTAGTGATTGCTTCAGGCAAAAAAGATAACTTTATTGCAGGTGCCGATATTAGCATGATTGCGCATTGTGAATCGAAGGCGCAAGCTAGTGAGCTATCAAAATCAGGGCATACACTATTTGATAAAATCGATAATTACCCATTACCGATTATTGCCGCTATCCATGGGGCATGTTTAGGTGGCGGTTTAGAATTGGCATTAGCATGTCATGCAAGGGTTTGCTCAAATAATGATAAAACGCGCCTCGGCTTGCCTGAAGTTCAATTAGGCTTATTACCTGGCTCTGGTGGTACACAACGCTTACCACGTTTAATTGGTATTCCTTACGCATTGGATTTGATGCTAACAGGACGCCAGTTAAAAGCCAAACAAGCGCTTAAATTGGGCCTTGTTGATGATGTTGTCCCTGAGTCAATTTTATTAGATGTCGCCGTTAAAATGGTTAAAAAAGGCGGTATTCAACGGCCAGCTATTCATTGGCAGCAACGTTTATTGAGCAGTAAATTACTTCGCAACCAAGTATTTAATGGTGCAAAGCAAAAAGTATTGAGTAAAACCAAAGGCCATTACCCCGCACCTGAAAAAATTATTTATGCGGTAAAAACGGGGATGAATAAAGGGCTATCTGCAGGGTTTGCAGAAGAAGCCAAAGCATTTGGTGAATTAGCGATGTCTCCTGAGTCAGCAGCATTACGCAATTTATTCTTTGCTGTTACTACGTTGAAAAATGAAACAGGTGCACAAGCTGAGCCACTTAACGTTAACCAAGTAGGAGTGCTAGGTGGAGGGTTAATGGGTGGTGGGATTGCATATGTGAGTGCAACGCAAGGAAAAGTGTCTGTTCGAATTAAAGATATTTCAGAAAAAGGCATTGCTCAGGCTTTGAAATATAGTTGGGACTTATTGACCCAGCGAGTTAGCAAACGCCGATTATTGGCGCGCGAACGTGCTGCAACAATGGCTAAAATATCAGGAACATTGAATTATCAAGGGTTAGAAACCGCTGATCTCATTATTGAGGCTGTTTTTGAAGATTTAGCCCTGAAAAGAAAGATGGTTTCTGATGTCGAAAAAATGACAAGAAAGGATGTTATTTTTGCATCAAATACATCGTCATTGCCTATTCACCAGATAGCCGCCAATGCGCAACATCCAGAGAGTGTCATTGGTTTACATTATTTCAGTCCCGTCGATAAAATGCCATTGGTTGAAGTTATTCCGCATAAACAAACGGATGAAACAACGATTGCTACAGTGGTGGCATTCGCTAAGCGGCAGGGTAAAACGGCAATTGTGGTTGGTGATGATGCGGGCTTTTATGTTAATCGAATTCTTGCCCCTTTTTTATGCGAAGCAGCGCAGTGCCTGATTGAAGGCGAGTCTATTGATCATATTGATAGCGCATTGGTTGAGTTTGGCTTCCCTGTAGGGCCGTTTAATTTACTTGATGAAGTTGGTATTGATGTTGGTACCAAAATTTTACCTATATTGGTTGAACGGTTTGGAGAAAGATTCAAAGCACCAGATATCCTAGATAAAGTGGTTAAAGATGACCGTAAAGGCAAGAAAAACGGTAAAGGTTTTTATGAGTACGGTCATTCCTCTCCTAAATTACTGTTTTGGAAAAAATCTAAGAAACGACAGGTGGATAAAGCGATTTATTCCCTTATAGGTATCACACCAGACAACAAATTAAGTAAAACGGATATCGCTCAGCGTTGTGTGATGATGATGCTAAATGAAGCAGCTCGTTGCCTCGATGAGAAAATTATTCGAAGTGCAAGGGATGGCGATGTTGGTGCCGTGTTTGGTATTGGTTTCCCACCATTTTTTGGCGGTCCGTTCAGGTATATGGATAATTTTGGTATTACAAAAACCGTTGAGACGCTAAAATCACTTGCAGTACACCATGGTGATAAATTCCAGCCGTGTGACTTATTGTGTCAAATGGCGGAGAACAAACAAACGTTTTATTCAGCTGGCCAGTAA
- the hutC gene encoding histidine utilization repressor gives MTAEQKNKQGTPVPLYLQVKQSIIEKIHTAQWRTNDRIPSESELVSQFQCSRMTANRALRELTAEGLLVRLQGVGTFVAEPKGQSALFEIHSIEAEIIERNHKYSCRIIKLEEIQASTALASELNISPETLVFHSVIVHMENDVPVQIEDRYVNALAAPDYLKQNFLSITPHDYLSQVAPLTQGEHIVEAVEADERSARLLQINTGASCLLITRRTWSQAFIVTSTKLLFPGNRYKLKGSFSS, from the coding sequence GTGACAGCCGAACAAAAAAATAAACAAGGAACGCCAGTTCCACTCTATTTGCAAGTTAAACAATCAATCATTGAAAAAATACACACTGCACAGTGGCGTACAAATGACCGTATTCCTTCTGAATCTGAACTTGTTTCTCAATTTCAATGTAGCCGAATGACGGCTAATCGTGCTTTAAGAGAATTAACAGCAGAAGGGTTGCTTGTTCGTTTACAAGGTGTCGGGACGTTTGTTGCTGAACCGAAAGGGCAATCTGCATTATTTGAAATTCACAGTATTGAAGCTGAAATTATTGAGAGAAACCATAAGTACAGCTGTCGGATCATTAAATTAGAAGAAATACAGGCTTCCACAGCATTAGCCAGTGAACTTAATATTTCCCCTGAAACTCTGGTGTTTCATTCGGTTATTGTTCACATGGAAAATGATGTGCCAGTCCAAATCGAAGACCGTTATGTGAATGCATTAGCCGCCCCTGATTACCTTAAGCAGAATTTTTTATCGATTACCCCCCATGATTATTTATCACAAGTGGCACCATTGACTCAAGGTGAGCATATTGTTGAAGCTGTTGAGGCTGATGAACGCTCAGCGAGGCTATTACAAATCAACACTGGAGCATCCTGCTTATTGATTACTCGACGTACGTGGTCACAAGCATTTATTGTCACTAGCACTAAATTATTGTTTCCTGGGAATCGCTATAAACTTAAAGGTAGTTTTTCCTCTTAA